The nucleotide window CAAAGAAGTTGGCTTGCGCGCCGTGTTGGGCGAAACCGTGATTAAGTTCCCGGTGGTCGATGCCAAAGAACCTTACGGTGGGATTGAGTATGCCAAAGGCTTTATCGAGCAGTACAAAAACGATGAGCTAATCACGCCTGCGTATGCGCCACATGCGGTGTACACCGTGAGTAAAGATAAGCTTCAAGAAATTAATAAGCTATCGGCTCAATACGATGCGCCAGTGCTGATTCACGTTGCTGAATTTCCGAATGAAGAAAAGCGTATCAAAGATGAAACCAACGCCACGTCACCTGTCGAATACATGGATGAAATCGGTGTGCTCGATGAGCGTGTAGTGATTGCTCATGGTATTCACCTTTCAGAGAATGACCAAAAGCTATTGAAACAGGCTGATGCGGGTATCTCATATAATCCAATGGCGAACGCCAAAGGTGCGACAGGAATAGCTCCTGCGTGGGAAATGTACCGAGCTGATATGCGTATTGGTTTAGGCACAGACGGGCCAATGAGCTCCAACCAAGTTGATATCATGCGTACCCTAAGTTACGCAGCGAACATGCAACGATTGAAGCATTCCGATCGCACCATCATGATCCCTGAGCAAGTGATTGAGATGGCGACATTAGGCGGTGCGAAAGCTTTGCACATGGAAGATCAAATCGGTTCTCTTGAAGTGGGTAAGAAGGCGGACATCGTGATTGTAGAGACACAATCAGCGAACATGATGCCAAATTACGACCCATACGCGACTTTGGTTTACCAAGCGAACCCAAGCAACATCGACACCACTATCGTTAACGGCCAAATCGTAATGGAAAACCGCGTGATGCAGACCGTTCAACTGGATGAAATCCGTCAAAGCGTCGATGAGTTTGAAATCGATATCAAAGCCTTTGCCAAAGAGCTTTCTAAGAAGGCGATTAAGTCGAAGAGC belongs to Vibrio cyclitrophicus and includes:
- a CDS encoding amidohydrolase; translated protein: MTLKSLACTISTVLLAGCGSTVATQTYNADLIITNGQVLTINSKMDVIEDGVVVVKNDQIIAVGNEDLMTQYRAEKVIDAQDGIVMPGMVNAHNHLPMIAFRGLGEEGISNRLFAYFFPLEAEKLSRELIYNATKLGSIELAQSGVTTYADMYYHMDEMAKATKEVGLRAVLGETVIKFPVVDAKEPYGGIEYAKGFIEQYKNDELITPAYAPHAVYTVSKDKLQEINKLSAQYDAPVLIHVAEFPNEEKRIKDETNATSPVEYMDEIGVLDERVVIAHGIHLSENDQKLLKQADAGISYNPMANAKGATGIAPAWEMYRADMRIGLGTDGPMSSNQVDIMRTLSYAANMQRLKHSDRTIMIPEQVIEMATLGGAKALHMEDQIGSLEVGKKADIVIVETQSANMMPNYDPYATLVYQANPSNIDTTIVNGQIVMENRVMQTVQLDEIRQSVDEFEIDIKAFAKELSKKAIKSKSLMD